In one Bombyx mori chromosome 4, ASM3026992v2 genomic region, the following are encoded:
- the LOC101745623 gene encoding maltase A1 has protein sequence MRATKVVVLVVGSIALLGLVAGFITWVVLSNQNAPTPPPTEVIQLDWWKNCVLYQIYPRSFKDSDGDGIGDLKGIISELKHFVDAGVDAIWMSPIFESPMVDFGYDISNFYDIHYEYGTMEDFEELLDKAHELGLKVLLDFVPNHASNESEYFIKSEAREPGYENFFIWADPLPNPENPGVRLPPSNWVSQFGGSAWEWSEKRQQYYLHQFAIQQVDFDFRNPAVKQEMFNIMKFWLDKGADGFRLDALPYLIEADPADHEGRYPDDPLSGLTQFESHQLGYTIPLYTKDLIELYDVVYEWREFLDEYNKNHGGDTRVVFSEGYANVSMTMLYYGNEDGAIGAHFPFNFDFITDLSSKSNARDFVYIILRWLTYMPYGGIPNWVFGNHDNNRMPTRFRHDMVDGLNIINMLLPGVAVTYQGEEIGMRDGYVSWEDTVDIEACNRGDPDTYHLYSRDPARTPYHWDNSTSAGFSTSTNTWLPVAEDYQEINLAKQKETARSHFKNYQALTKLRKQATLSHGEYDIRALSDRTFYLVRSLPTHDTYVLLFNVSERRDTVDLGRVPHLTLPATVYVSSIHSARLAGHEITSSQLSLEAGEALVLKAQPI, from the exons ATGAGGGCTACCAAGGTGGTGGTTCTCGTCGTAGGATCGATCGCTTTACTGGGACTAGTTGCAG GATTCATCACATGGGTGGTATTATCAAATCAAAATGCGCCAACTCCACCTCCTACTGAAGTCATACAGCTGGACTGGTGGAAGAATTGCGTTCTTTACCAAATCTACCCTAGATCCTTTAAGGACAGTGATGGTGATGGCATTGGTGATTTAAAAG GTATTATCAGCGAATTAAAGCACTTCGTAGATGCAGGCGTGGATGCTATTTGGATGTCTCCGATATTCGAATCCCCCATGGTCGACTTTGGGTACGACATCAGTAACTTCTACGATATACACTACGAGTATGGCACTATGGAGGACTTTGAAGAGCTTTTAGATAAAGCTCATGAACTTG GTCTGAAAGTTTTGCTCGACTTCGTTCCGAATCATGCCAGCAATGAGTCAGAGTACTTCATCAAATCAGAGGCAAGAGAGCCAGGCTATGAAAATTTCTTCATCTGGGCTGATCCCCTTCCAAACCCTGAAAATCCTGGAGTCAGGCTTCCTCCTTCTAAttgg GTCAGTCAGTTCGGAGGTTCGGCCTGGGAATGGAGTGAGAAACGTCAGCAGTACTATCTACACCAGTTTGCTATCCAACAAGTGGATTTCGACTTCAGAAACCCTGCAGTAAAACAAGAGATGTTCAACATCATGAAATTCTGGTTAGACAAAGGAGCTGACGGCTTCAGACTAGATGCTCTACCGTATTTGATTGAAGCTGATCCAGCTGACCACGAAGGAAGATATCCTGATGATCCACTGAGTGGCTTGACCCAATTTGAATCCCACCAACTGGGATATACCATACCTCTATACACCAAAGACTTGATTGAGCTGTATGATGTAGTATACGAATGGCGGGAGTTTTTGgatgaatacaataaaaatcacGGCGGCGATACCAG AGTGGTGTTCTCAGAAGGGTATGCCAACGTGTCTATGACTATGCTGTACTACGGAAACGAGGATGGAGCTATTGGAGCCCATTTCCCTTTCAACTTTGATTTCATCACCGATTTATCGTCGAAATCTAACGCCAGAGACTTCGTGTACATCATATTAAGGTGGTTGACTTATATGCCCTATGGTGGAATTCCTAATTGGGTG TTTGGTAATCATGACAATAACAGAATGCCGACTCGCTTCCGTCATGACATGGTGGATGGCCTGAACATCATCAACATGCTGCTTCCTGGGGTAGCTGTCACGTACCAAGGCGAGGAGATCGGCATGAGAGACGGCTATGTCAGCTGGGAAGACACTGTGGACATAGAAGCCTGTAACCGGGGAGACCCTGACACCTACCATCTGTATTCAAGAGACCCAGCTAGGACTCCTTATCATTGGGATAATTCCACTAGCGCTGGGTTTTCAACTAGTACAAATACATGGTTGCCAGTGGCTGAAGATTACCAGGAAATTAATCTGGCTAAACAGAAAGAGACTGCTCGTAGTCACTTTAAG AACTACCAAGCCTTGACCAAGCTTCGTAAACAAGCTACACTCTCTCACGGAGAGTACGACATTAGGGCCCTATCAGACAGGACCTTCTACCTCGTGAGAAGTTTACCTACTCACGACACATACGTTCTTCTCTTCAACGTTAGCGAGAGAAGAGACACGGTTGATTTGGGCCGAGTACCACATTTGACACTACCAGCTACTGTCTATGTTTCTAGTATACACTCTGCTAGATTAGCCGG acaTGAGATAACAAGCTCGCAGTTGTCATTAGAAGCCGGAGAGGCTCTCGTTTTGAAAGCCCAACCTATATAA